The DNA sequence TGGGCCTCGTGCTGCAGCAGGCGCGATTCGATGTGGAAGCGCGCCCCGGCGGGCAGCACGTGCAGCTGGATGTTGCTCATCGCGAGGATCTGGCCGGTGCGGGCTTCGTGGACGTTGGAGTAGTCCATCTGCCGCGCATCCACGATCGTCACGGCGCCGGCCCCGACCACGGACAGCGACGTGTCGGGGGCCACCACCACGGCGGTGTCCTCGTCGATGCCGAGCCCCAGCAGGAAAGGGTTCTGGGCCACGATCGAGAGCAGCCGGCCCAGCCGATGGCGCTGCGAGAAATGCTGGTCAATGATCACGCGGTTGAGCAGCCCCAGGCCGGGCACGAGGTTCAACATGCCCTTGCGCGGGTGGACGCCCTGCCGCCCGCTGGCGACCATGTGCTCGGAGATGGCCGAGGCCCCCGCACTGGTGCCGGCCACGCAGGCGCCGCGGCGCTTGTAGGCGCGGTGCATGGCCTTGCCGACCTCGGAGCCGCCCAGGATCGCGGCCAGGCGACTCTGGTCGCCGCCGGTCATGAAGATGCCGCCGGCGTTCAGCACCACCTCGGCGATCGCCGGGTCATTGGCCGCGATGCGGTCATGCACGTGCAGCGTGGTGACCTGCCGGGCGCCCAGATCGGTGAAGGCCGTGTGGTACACGCGCTCGATCTCGCGCCCGAGGCTGCTGGCCGTGGTGAGCACCACCATATGGGCCTCCCGGCCGCCGGACAGCTCCACCACGCGTCCCAGGATTTCCTTGTGGCCGGTGCGATCCTCGGCGCCCCCGATGATGACCAGCTGGCCTTTTGTCTGCTCCACCCCAGGCTCCTTGCCGCCCGCCCTTGCGCGCCGGGCTCCATTCTACACGCCTTGCTGGGCTACCGCAGGCCGCCCCTTTCGTCACCGGACCCGTCCCAGCGCCCCGCTGCGCCCTACAGCTCTCCCTCCGCAAACCCGACCAGGATGGCGAAATCCTCGCGCTTGCCGATGCCGTACAGCACATACCGGCCGGAGCGCAGGTCGCGATCGTACAGGATCGTCCCGTAGGAAAGCGGGGTGAAGTGGCCCGGCACGGGCGGCACGCCTGGCCCCAGTTCCCGCCCGAGCGGCGGAGCGGCGATGCCGCGCTGGCGATCGGCGGCCGAGGGCAAACCAGCGCGCAGGTTCGGCGCGATCGTCTGATACTGAGGCACATCGCCCCAAGGGCTGATCAGCAGGGTGTGTCCGCGCGGCTGCGACAGCACGAAGGCGACGAAGTCCCGCGGCGCCGGAAAGAAGTCCTCGGTGGCCAGGCTGTTGCGATAGTCACCGCGGCGCTCGAGGGCCTGTTTCAGGAACAACACCCGCTCGGCCGTCTGCCGGTTGGGGTCGAGCGGCCCGGCCGGCAGCGGCGGGGCGCTCAGGGCGTGGCCGGCCGCTCCCACCATCATGCCGGCCACCCAGAAGGCCCCCAGCACGTGGGTGCGGGGATGGGTCTGCCACCAGGCGATGAAGGCCACGCCCACCACCGCCAGGGCCGCGAACAGGCTCCAGGCCCAAACGGGCGGGAGGGACAGGCCGCGGCTGAAGCCATACGCCACCAGGGCACCGGCCAGCGCGCTAGCGGCCCCGTAGGCCGTCGTGCGAACCGCGCGCCGGCGACGGCGGAGCTTGCCCGAACGGGGCGGCGGAAAGATGGGGAGCCGCAAGGCACGGGGGAATGACTTCATGGGCGCATACCCAGCCTGGCCGATTTGCCTTCCCGGCGCCGTGGCCGCTGCACACGGGCGACGACGCCACGTGCCTGGCATCACATGCCCCGCGCGCAGCGTTATGTCACACTGGGCCATCCCGCCCCTGCCGGTCGGGCCCCGCGCGTCCCCTTTTTCCGCTTGCCCGTGTCCGACGCTTCGACGCCCTCTCAGACCAAACCCGCGCCGAGCCTGGCGCGCAGCAGCGCCTGGAATGCCCTGGCGAGCGTCCTGACGGTGCTCGGGCGGGCCGGGGCGACAGTGCTGGTGGCGCGTGGCCTCGCCCCGGAGCAGACCGGCCTGCTGGTGCTGGGGCTCTGGATCGTGGAGATGGCCGCGCTGGTCGTCGGGCTGGGGCTGCCGAGCGGGCTCACGCGCTTCGGCGCGGTGGCCGCCGGACGCGGCGACGAGAGCGAACTGCGCGCGCTCAGTGCCTGGATCTGGCGCGTGCAGCTGGCCCTGCTGGGGCTGGGCGCCCTGGCCCTGGCGCTGAGCCTGCAGTGGGGCAGCGCGCTGGCGGTGCTGCGTCCCCTGACGCCCGGCTTTTGCCTGCTGCTCGTGGGCCAGGGCCTGGGGAGCTTGCTGGCCGGACGGCTGGCCGCCAGCCAGGCCTTTCCGCGCGCCGCGGGCTTGCAGGCGACGGCGGCCGGGTTGCTGGTGGTCGCGGTCGGGCTCGGGATCCAGCTGGGAGGGGTGTCCGGGGCGCTCTGGGGTTACGTGATCGGCCAGCTGCCCCTGGCGTTTGGGGCCCTGTACGTCCTGGGTCGTGACCAGGCCCCCACTCCGCCGACGGCGCCCCTGAAGCGAGAAGTCTGGCGCTTCGCGCTGGCCAGCTGGAGCGCGGGCCTGGTCTCGGCGCTGGTCTGGTCACGCCTGGAGCTGGCCTTTCTGGCGCGCAGCGTCGGCAGCGAGGCGGTGGCCCAGTTTTCGGTGGCCCTCAGCATGGCCGGCTTCGTCAGCCAGCTGCCCCTGCTGGTCAGCGGGGCCCTGGTGAGTCATTTCGCCAGCAACGCGGCGCATCCGGACCCTGGCCGCAACCAGCAAGCCTATGCCAGCGCCACCCGCGTGCTGGCCAGCGTGCTGTTTCCCACCTGTTTCATGGCCAGTGCCGCCATGCCGGTGCTGCTGCCGTGGCTGTTCGGGCCTGCCTTTGCGCCGGCGGTGCCGATCGCCGCGGGCCTGGCCGCCGCCTCGGCCCTGAACGTCTCGGCGGTCGGCTCCGCGCTGATTCACGGCGCCGGCCGGGCCGGCTTCATCACCCGCACCTGCCTGCTGGGCGGCGGGCTGACGATCGCGAGCGGCCTGCTGCTGGTGCCCTGGGGCGGCACCGTCGCGGCCGCGGCGAGCCGGGCCGTGGTGCAAGGCCTGATGGTGGGCATCGGCTGCTGGTACATCGCCCGGCGCCTGCACACCCCGGTGCCGCTCGACTCGTTGGCCCGCACGGCCGTGGCCGCGGCGCTCGCGGCGGGGGCGATCGCCCTGCTGATGGCCGCCGCCGCACCGCCCTGGTCACTGCTGCCGGGGCTGCCGGTCGCGCTCGGCCTGTACCTGTGGGGCCTGCGCCAGTTGAAGGCGCTCACGATCAGCGACGGTGAGGCCCTGGACCGCTGGGCCGGCCGGCTGCCGGCGGCCCTGGCGGGGCCGGCGCAACGCACCGTGCGCTGGTTGGTGAGGTGGCCATGAGGCTGGCCCTGGTCTGCAACGAATATCCCCCCTTGCCCAGCGGAGGCATCGGCACCTTCGTGCACACGCTGGCGCCGGGGCTCGCGGCGCGGGGCCACGCCGTGACGGTGGTCGGCCTGGGGAACGAGGCCACGGAACGACTCGAGGACGGGGTGCGCGTGGTGAGCCTGCCGGGCGATACCCGACGCGGCCTGGCCGGGCTGCGCAATCGGCTCCGCCTCCAGCGCTGGCTGCGCCGGGAGGGCGCGCAGGCCCCTTGGGACGTGGTCGAGGTGCCCGACTTCCAGGGCATGCTGCCGTTCCGCCTGCCCGGCACCCCGGTGGTCGTGCGGCTGCACCTGAGCGCCACGGCGATCGCCCGACAAGCCGACCAGCGGGCGGGACTGGGCACCCACCTGTTCGAGCGTCTGACGCTGCAGCGGCACCCGGACTGGATCGCCGTCTCCCAGCACGCCTCGACGCTCACGCAAGAGACCTTCGGGCTCACGCCCCGCAGCGTGACGGTGCAGTACTACCCCGTGAGCCCCCCCACCGGCAGGGCGCAGTCACTCGCTCTGCCCGGCCGTTTCTGGCTGTATGCCGGCACCCTGTCGCGCCGCAAGGGGGCCCTGCTGGTGGCCGAGGCCGCCCGCGAGGCCCTGGCGGCGCATCCGGCCCATCACCTGGTGTTCGCGGGCCCCAGCATCCAGGAGGCCGGTGAGGACACCGGCGAGACCATTCGGGCGATCGTGGGCCCGCGGCTGGCCGAGCGGGTCCACCTGCTGGGGCGCCTCGACCGGGCCACGCTGTTTGCCGTCATGCAGGCCGCCGACGCCCTGCTGATGCCGAGCAGCCTGGAAACCTTCGGGCTGGTGGCCGCCGAGGCGATGTGGTGCGGCACGCCGGTGATCGCCACCCAGGCCCCGCCCTTCACCGAGTACCTCGAAGACGGTCGAACCGGCATTCTCGTCCCGCCGGACGACGCGCCGGCCCTGGCAAGCGCGCTCGCACGGCTGGGCGCCTTCCCGGCCTGGGCCGACGCGCTGCGCGAGGCCAGCCAGGCCCATATCCGGCAGCATTTCAGCCTGGCGGCGACCCTGACCGCCAACGAGGCCCTCTATGAGCGGCTGCGTGAGAACACCCCCCGGAGGCCCCGATGACCCCGCCCCGTCTGGCTGTGGCGATCCCGACCTACATGCGCGGCGATGTGCTGATCGCCACTCTGAAGCAGGTGTTGCAGCAACAGCCGCCGGCCGACGAGGTGCTGGTGATCGACCAGACCCCGGCCCACCTGCCTGAGGTGGCCGCCCAGTTGCAGGCCTGGGCCGACCGCGAAGCCCTTCGCTGGATCCGTCAGTCCCCGGCGAATCTTCCGGCCGCGCGCAACCGGGCCCTGCGGGAAACGCGCTGCGAGGCCGTCGTGTTCATCGACGACGATGTCGTGCTCGAACCCGGCTTTCTGGCGGCCCACCGGGCCGCGCTGGCCGATCCCGGCGTCGATGCGGTGGCCGGTAAGGTGGTGCAGGCCCGCGGCTGGAACCACCCGAAGCCGCCGGCCGGCGGCTGGCCGCGCGAGCTGGACTACTTTTACTTTCAGCTCGACAGCGACACCCCCGCGCGGGGCATCGCCAACTTTCCGGGCGGCAACCATGCCATCCGGGTGAACACGGCCCGCCGGCTCGGCGGCTACGACGAGGCCTTCGTGGGCTGGGCCTTCCGCGAGGAGTCCGACATGGCGCTGCGCCTCTACCGCGCGGGCGGCCTGATCGTCTATGAGCCCCAGGCAGCCCTGCTGCACCTGGCCGCCCCGGCCGGCGGCTGCCGCATCGACCAGCCGCAGCAGGCCCCACCCGAGTGGCAGATCGCCTTTCCGGCCCTGTATTTCCTGTGTAAACACTTTCCCCTGCGCCGCAATTTCTGGTACGAGGTCTGCC is a window from the Candidatus Sericytochromatia bacterium genome containing:
- a CDS encoding lipopolysaccharide biosynthesis protein yields the protein MPRAQRYVTLGHPAPAGRAPRVPFFRLPVSDASTPSQTKPAPSLARSSAWNALASVLTVLGRAGATVLVARGLAPEQTGLLVLGLWIVEMAALVVGLGLPSGLTRFGAVAAGRGDESELRALSAWIWRVQLALLGLGALALALSLQWGSALAVLRPLTPGFCLLLVGQGLGSLLAGRLAASQAFPRAAGLQATAAGLLVVAVGLGIQLGGVSGALWGYVIGQLPLAFGALYVLGRDQAPTPPTAPLKREVWRFALASWSAGLVSALVWSRLELAFLARSVGSEAVAQFSVALSMAGFVSQLPLLVSGALVSHFASNAAHPDPGRNQQAYASATRVLASVLFPTCFMASAAMPVLLPWLFGPAFAPAVPIAAGLAAASALNVSAVGSALIHGAGRAGFITRTCLLGGGLTIASGLLLVPWGGTVAAAASRAVVQGLMVGIGCWYIARRLHTPVPLDSLARTAVAAALAAGAIALLMAAAAPPWSLLPGLPVALGLYLWGLRQLKALTISDGEALDRWAGRLPAALAGPAQRTVRWLVRWP
- a CDS encoding glycosyltransferase family A protein yields the protein MTPPRLAVAIPTYMRGDVLIATLKQVLQQQPPADEVLVIDQTPAHLPEVAAQLQAWADREALRWIRQSPANLPAARNRALRETRCEAVVFIDDDVVLEPGFLAAHRAALADPGVDAVAGKVVQARGWNHPKPPAGGWPRELDYFYFQLDSDTPARGIANFPGGNHAIRVNTARRLGGYDEAFVGWAFREESDMALRLYRAGGLIVYEPQAALLHLAAPAGGCRIDQPQQAPPEWQIAFPALYFLCKHFPLRRNFWYEVCLRSLRKYCLRRQILRAPWRLPGAFAAYGLALWRAWRLARPHHHHA
- a CDS encoding glycosyltransferase family 4 protein, which produces MRLALVCNEYPPLPSGGIGTFVHTLAPGLAARGHAVTVVGLGNEATERLEDGVRVVSLPGDTRRGLAGLRNRLRLQRWLRREGAQAPWDVVEVPDFQGMLPFRLPGTPVVVRLHLSATAIARQADQRAGLGTHLFERLTLQRHPDWIAVSQHASTLTQETFGLTPRSVTVQYYPVSPPTGRAQSLALPGRFWLYAGTLSRRKGALLVAEAAREALAAHPAHHLVFAGPSIQEAGEDTGETIRAIVGPRLAERVHLLGRLDRATLFAVMQAADALLMPSSLETFGLVAAEAMWCGTPVIATQAPPFTEYLEDGRTGILVPPDDAPALASALARLGAFPAWADALREASQAHIRQHFSLAATLTANEALYERLRENTPRRPR
- a CDS encoding cyanophycinase; the protein is MEQTKGQLVIIGGAEDRTGHKEILGRVVELSGGREAHMVVLTTASSLGREIERVYHTAFTDLGARQVTTLHVHDRIAANDPAIAEVVLNAGGIFMTGGDQSRLAAILGGSEVGKAMHRAYKRRGACVAGTSAGASAISEHMVASGRQGVHPRKGMLNLVPGLGLLNRVIIDQHFSQRHRLGRLLSIVAQNPFLLGLGIDEDTAVVVAPDTSLSVVGAGAVTIVDARQMDYSNVHEARTGQILAMSNIQLHVLPAGARFHIESRLLQHEA